A region of Rhodoferax potami DNA encodes the following proteins:
- a CDS encoding homoserine kinase, which translates to MAVYTEVSLDEASTFLSSLQLGTLQTMEGCSGGIENTNYFVTTDQAPYVLTLFERLTAQQLPFYLRLMKHLAFHGIPVPDPAANRDGDVLHSLNGKPAAVVNRLKGKSELSPNVEHCQQVGAMLARMHLAGRDFGMQQPNLRALAWWNETVPVVLPHLEAPLAALIQSELAYQNHVAAQSAYTALPRGAIHADLFRDNVMFDKVNGEPRLSGFFDFYFAGTDAWLFDLAVCLNDWCIDLPTGVADLERSRAFVQAYESVRPLTPQERELFPAMLRAGALRFWLSRLWDWYLPREASMLKPHDPTHFERVLKQRIASPLTLSTFMNPEPHTA; encoded by the coding sequence ATGGCGGTTTACACAGAGGTCTCGCTTGACGAGGCCAGCACTTTTCTTTCCTCCCTGCAATTGGGCACTCTCCAAACCATGGAGGGCTGCTCCGGCGGCATTGAGAACACCAACTACTTTGTCACTACCGATCAGGCGCCCTATGTGCTGACCCTGTTCGAACGGCTGACGGCGCAGCAGTTGCCGTTTTACCTGCGGCTGATGAAGCACCTGGCGTTCCATGGCATCCCCGTGCCGGACCCTGCAGCCAACCGCGATGGCGATGTGTTGCACAGCCTGAACGGCAAACCTGCCGCCGTGGTGAACCGCCTCAAAGGCAAGAGCGAATTGAGCCCCAACGTGGAACACTGCCAGCAAGTGGGCGCCATGCTCGCACGCATGCACCTGGCCGGCCGCGACTTCGGCATGCAACAGCCCAACCTGCGGGCGCTTGCTTGGTGGAATGAGACAGTACCAGTGGTGCTGCCACACCTTGAAGCGCCCCTCGCTGCGCTGATCCAGAGTGAGCTGGCTTACCAGAACCATGTCGCCGCACAGAGCGCCTACACCGCCCTGCCGCGCGGCGCTATCCACGCAGACTTGTTCCGCGACAACGTGATGTTTGACAAGGTGAATGGCGAACCCCGCCTCAGCGGTTTCTTTGACTTTTACTTTGCCGGCACCGATGCCTGGCTGTTCGATCTGGCGGTGTGCCTCAACGACTGGTGCATAGACCTGCCCACCGGAGTCGCCGATCTGGAGCGCAGCCGCGCTTTTGTCCAAGCCTACGAAAGCGTGCGCCCCTTGACACCCCAAGAGCGCGAACTGTTCCCCGCGATGTTGCGGGCCGGCGCACTGCGCTTCTGGCTCTCGCGCCTGTGGGATTGGTACCTGCCGCGCGAAGCCTCGATGCTCAAACCCCACGACCCGACCCACTTTGAGCGGGTGCTGAAGCAACGTATTGCGTCGCCCCTCACGCTGTCCACCTTCATGAATCCAGAGCCGCACACCGCATGA
- a CDS encoding methyl-accepting chemotaxis protein codes for MGLSGLKIATKLWSFIVLIIVAICMVAVIGLMRSNSILNDGRQKQALAQELVQLATEWNGLTSTNSARNTAILISSGTAVADTFKDVVTSTSAEITELQKKIESMAQTDEDKAQLKKVADARKLVLSSREKARDLKKAGQDAEALQAMTSEYEPALKVYLAEQRRFVELQKQEMAMHQAEIVAKRATNTTGILVSLAVIVAIIFAGTTWLVRSIREPLTMANELAARIAQGDLTHSVHSERTDEFGQLLHSLEAMNVSLGRMVSEIRGGTDSIAIASAEIATGNNDLAQRTEHTSSNLQATASSMDGLTQIVQQSTDNARQASALAASASTVAQRGSEVVTQVVSTMQEIDASSKKIADIISVIDGIAFQTNILALNAAVEAARAGEQGRGFAVVASEVRSLAGRSAEAAKEIKALIGTSVDKVESGTQLVTDAGSTMEEIMQSVRRVADVIGEITSAANEQSTGIAGVNSAIGNLDQMTQQNAALVEESAAAAESLREQADRMKQAVAVFKVTGSMSGPSLAPVPVRSGKPSTAFKGPERRTGDAAGPQARSTASANTSPRKPAPAPKPAAAPMPSLQKPVVTASNRPTPAGGDDDWETF; via the coding sequence ATGGGACTCAGTGGACTGAAGATTGCAACCAAGTTGTGGTCATTTATCGTGTTGATCATTGTGGCCATTTGCATGGTGGCGGTGATCGGCTTGATGCGCAGCAACTCCATCTTGAATGACGGGCGGCAAAAGCAAGCGCTTGCTCAGGAATTGGTGCAGCTTGCTACTGAGTGGAATGGGCTGACCAGCACGAATTCCGCGCGCAACACCGCTATTTTGATCAGCAGCGGCACGGCGGTCGCTGACACGTTCAAGGACGTGGTGACATCGACATCGGCCGAAATCACCGAGCTGCAGAAAAAAATTGAAAGCATGGCCCAAACCGACGAGGACAAGGCCCAGCTCAAAAAAGTAGCTGATGCCCGCAAGTTGGTTCTTTCCAGCCGGGAAAAGGCACGCGACCTCAAGAAGGCTGGCCAGGATGCAGAAGCGCTGCAGGCGATGACCAGCGAATACGAGCCGGCGCTCAAGGTGTACCTTGCCGAACAACGCCGTTTTGTCGAGCTACAAAAGCAGGAAATGGCCATGCACCAAGCCGAGATCGTGGCCAAGCGGGCCACGAACACCACCGGCATTCTGGTGAGCCTGGCAGTGATTGTGGCGATCATTTTTGCGGGCACCACCTGGCTAGTTCGCTCCATTCGCGAACCCCTGACTATGGCCAACGAGTTGGCGGCCCGTATTGCGCAGGGTGACCTGACGCACTCGGTCCATTCCGAGCGGACCGATGAATTCGGCCAGTTGCTGCATTCGCTGGAAGCCATGAATGTATCCCTCGGCCGGATGGTGTCCGAGATTCGCGGTGGTACCGATAGCATCGCGATTGCGAGTGCCGAAATCGCCACTGGCAACAACGACCTGGCCCAGCGCACCGAGCACACCTCCAGCAACTTGCAGGCTACGGCCTCTAGCATGGACGGTTTGACCCAAATCGTGCAGCAGAGCACCGACAACGCCCGCCAAGCGAGTGCCCTGGCAGCCAGCGCATCGACCGTGGCGCAGCGCGGCAGCGAAGTGGTGACCCAAGTGGTCAGCACCATGCAGGAAATTGACGCCAGCAGCAAGAAGATCGCCGACATCATCAGCGTGATTGACGGCATTGCCTTCCAGACCAACATCCTGGCGCTGAACGCAGCGGTGGAGGCCGCCCGCGCTGGTGAACAGGGTCGCGGCTTTGCGGTGGTGGCGTCTGAAGTGCGTTCGCTGGCCGGTCGCAGTGCAGAGGCTGCGAAAGAGATCAAGGCCCTGATCGGAACCTCGGTGGACAAAGTCGAGTCGGGTACCCAATTGGTGACCGATGCAGGCTCCACGATGGAGGAAATCATGCAATCAGTGCGCCGCGTGGCGGATGTGATTGGTGAAATTACGTCGGCCGCCAACGAGCAAAGCACCGGCATTGCAGGCGTTAACTCTGCCATCGGCAATCTCGACCAGATGACGCAGCAAAACGCGGCATTGGTCGAGGAAAGTGCGGCCGCCGCCGAAAGCCTGCGCGAACAAGCAGACCGCATGAAACAGGCTGTGGCCGTATTTAAGGTTACAGGCAGCATGTCGGGCCCTTCGTTGGCACCGGTACCGGTGCGCTCCGGAAAACCCAGCACCGCTTTCAAAGGGCCTGAGCGCCGCACCGGCGATGCTGCCGGCCCTCAAGCCCGCTCCACAGCATCAGCAAACACCAGCCCGCGCAAGCCCGCACCTGCACCGAAACCGGCTGCTGCCCCGATGCCAAGCTTGCAAAAACCTGTCGTGACTGCCTCAAACCGCCCCACACCCGCAGGTGGAGACGACGATTGGGAAACGTTCTAA
- a CDS encoding dienelactone hydrolase family protein, with amino-acid sequence MLENLKNELDSLRPGRTTEAGATRRTAIMAALGVGYAATAMPIMAQTAISTPADGLVTGSEIYDVAGESVPFYYAAPADKTDLPIVLVVQEIFGVHEYIADTCRRFAKAGYLAIAPDLYARQGDASQYTDIGKLLAEVVSKVPDEQVMADLDGALAWAADNGGNTKKVAVTGFCWGGRITWLYAAHNKDVKAGVAWYGRLVGTPSELTPKNPIDLAESLNAPVLGLYGAKDTGIPVTTVNDMKKALAAAGKKGNIAAKGSQFVVYPEAGHAFHADYRPSYRAKEAADGFKRTLAWFKAKGVV; translated from the coding sequence ATGCTGGAAAATTTAAAGAACGAATTGGACTCTTTGCGCCCCGGTCGCACCACCGAAGCGGGCGCCACACGCCGCACCGCCATCATGGCGGCTCTCGGTGTCGGTTACGCGGCCACGGCGATGCCCATCATGGCGCAAACCGCAATCAGCACACCTGCCGACGGACTTGTTACCGGTTCCGAGATTTACGACGTGGCGGGAGAGAGCGTTCCTTTCTACTACGCCGCACCGGCCGACAAGACCGACTTGCCCATCGTGTTGGTGGTGCAGGAAATCTTTGGTGTGCATGAATACATTGCCGATACTTGCCGCCGTTTTGCCAAAGCGGGCTACTTGGCCATCGCTCCAGATTTGTATGCCCGCCAAGGCGATGCGTCGCAATACACCGACATCGGCAAATTGCTGGCCGAAGTAGTTTCCAAAGTGCCGGACGAGCAAGTCATGGCTGATTTGGATGGCGCGCTAGCATGGGCTGCTGACAACGGTGGCAACACCAAAAAAGTGGCGGTTACCGGTTTCTGCTGGGGCGGTCGCATCACTTGGTTGTACGCAGCGCACAACAAGGACGTCAAGGCCGGTGTGGCCTGGTACGGTCGCTTGGTGGGTACTCCTTCCGAGTTGACTCCCAAGAATCCGATTGACCTCGCCGAGAGCCTGAATGCACCTGTTTTGGGCCTGTATGGCGCCAAAGACACGGGCATTCCTGTCACGACAGTCAATGACATGAAAAAGGCTTTGGCTGCTGCGGGCAAAAAGGGCAACATAGCTGCCAAGGGTTCGCAGTTTGTGGTGTATCCCGAAGCCGGGCACGCCTTCCACGCGGACTACCGTCCGAGCTACCGTGCCAAAGAAGCTGCTGATGGCTTCAAGCGCACATTGGCCTGGTTCAAGGCAAAGGGCGTTGTTTGA
- a CDS encoding BPSS1780 family membrane protein has product MKLQIVPPRQGVLWFKQGVRTFLRQPLAFTGLFFMFMAAVSLLSLLPVIGTPLALALLPAATLGLMAATQIAEQGQFPMPQVLIAGFRAGKDRLRSMVVLGVLYAVGFILVMGISATVDGGQFARVYLLGGELSPEVVLQGDFQSAALVAMVLYLPLSLLFWHAPALVHWHGITPMKSLFFSAVACLRNFWAFTVFGLVWMAAFLGVAMSVAILVSLLGSPALINAIMFPAGLALATMFFTSFYFTFRDCFEAPTTTKPEPGA; this is encoded by the coding sequence ATGAAACTCCAGATCGTCCCTCCCCGCCAAGGTGTCCTTTGGTTCAAGCAAGGGGTGCGCACCTTTTTGCGCCAGCCCCTGGCGTTCACCGGCCTGTTTTTTATGTTCATGGCGGCGGTATCGCTCTTGAGCCTTTTGCCGGTGATCGGAACACCTTTGGCGCTGGCCTTGTTACCGGCAGCTACCCTGGGGCTCATGGCAGCCACGCAGATCGCTGAGCAAGGGCAATTCCCGATGCCCCAAGTGCTGATCGCCGGCTTCCGCGCCGGCAAAGACCGGCTGCGCTCCATGGTGGTACTGGGCGTGCTCTATGCCGTGGGTTTTATATTGGTCATGGGCATTTCTGCCACGGTGGACGGCGGGCAGTTTGCCCGCGTGTATCTGCTGGGCGGTGAGCTGTCTCCCGAGGTTGTGCTGCAAGGCGATTTTCAGTCTGCCGCCTTGGTGGCCATGGTGCTGTATTTGCCCTTGTCCTTGCTGTTTTGGCATGCGCCGGCGCTGGTGCATTGGCATGGCATCACCCCCATGAAGAGCCTGTTTTTCAGTGCCGTTGCTTGCTTGCGAAACTTCTGGGCTTTTACGGTATTCGGCTTGGTTTGGATGGCCGCGTTTCTCGGGGTCGCCATGAGTGTGGCGATTTTGGTGAGTTTGCTAGGTAGCCCCGCCCTGATTAACGCCATCATGTTCCCGGCGGGCCTCGCCTTGGCGACCATGTTTTTCACCTCGTTTTACTTTACCTTCCGGGATTGCTTTGAAGCGCCCACTACGACTAAGCCGGAACCCGGGGCCTGA
- the polA gene encoding DNA polymerase I — MTEPKKTLLLVDGSSYLYRAFFAGGDSMSVTLPDGTVQKTGAVRIMINMMNSLRKEYPADYVACVFDAKGPTFRDEIYPEYKAHRDPMPDDLRSQIAPIHEIVRLLGWTVLDVPGVEADDVIGTLAATAASQGIEVIVSSGDKDLAQLVNEHITIIDTMNGKRRDLAGVEAEFGVPARLMLDYQTLVGDTVDNVPGVAKVGPKTAVKWLQQYGSLQGVMDNATNIGGVVGENLRKALDWLPTGRTLLTIKTDCDLTGWVDGLPAMDSIAAGAKDTGALRAFYEKYGFKGLAKSVGGAEASSAAPAPSARTSEPGLFDEPAVEAATPASRVSTVEYETIFSLAALDALIARIHAAPLTALDTETTSLDEMRAEIVGISFSTEPGKGAYIPVAHRYPGAPEQLDRDAVLAKLKPWLENPQALKLGQHIKYDRHVFANHGIEVQGYAHDTMLQSYVLEADKPHGLASLAERHLGRSGISFEDLCGKGVNQISFDQVDIDKAAEYACEDSDQTLDVHLALWPQIEANDKLKFIYELEIASSEALYRIERNGVLIDAPTLAAQSHELGQRILQLETEAYEIAGQPFNLSSPKQLGEIFFDKLGMPVVKKTATGARSTDEEVLEKLAEDYPLPAKLLEHRSLAKLKGTYTDKLAQLALPRTGRVHTHYAQAVAVTGRLSSNDPNLQNIPIRTAEGRRVREAFVAPAGSVIASADYSQIELRIMAHISGDEALLGAFHQGLDVHRATAAEVFGVPVDQVSSEQRRYAKVINFGLIYGMSAFGLARNLGIDNTAAKNYIQRYFERYPGVKTYMESTRELAKRQGYVETVFGRRLQLAGIKNAKGAQLAGLERAAINAPMQGTAADLIKLSMVKVQQVLDAHNKSTKMIMQVHDELVFEVPEAEVEWVRTEIPALMAGVAALKVPLLAEVGVGPNWDKAH, encoded by the coding sequence ATGACCGAACCCAAGAAAACCCTGCTGCTGGTGGATGGCTCCAGCTATTTGTATCGCGCCTTTTTTGCCGGCGGGGACAGCATGAGCGTGACGCTGCCGGACGGCACTGTCCAGAAAACCGGTGCGGTGCGCATCATGATCAACATGATGAACAGCCTGCGCAAGGAGTACCCGGCCGACTACGTGGCTTGCGTGTTCGACGCCAAAGGCCCGACCTTCCGCGATGAGATTTACCCCGAGTACAAAGCCCACCGCGATCCGATGCCCGACGATTTGCGCAGTCAGATCGCACCCATCCACGAAATCGTGCGCCTGCTGGGTTGGACGGTGCTGGACGTGCCAGGTGTGGAAGCTGATGACGTGATCGGCACGCTAGCGGCCACCGCTGCTTCGCAAGGCATTGAGGTGATTGTGAGCAGCGGCGACAAGGATTTGGCGCAGCTGGTGAATGAGCACATCACCATCATCGACACCATGAACGGCAAGCGCCGCGACTTGGCCGGAGTGGAGGCCGAGTTCGGCGTGCCTGCCCGCCTGATGCTGGATTACCAGACCCTGGTGGGCGACACGGTGGACAACGTACCCGGCGTGGCCAAGGTCGGCCCCAAGACGGCGGTGAAATGGCTGCAGCAGTACGGCTCGCTACAAGGCGTAATGGACAACGCCACCAACATCGGCGGTGTGGTGGGCGAGAACCTGCGCAAAGCGCTGGACTGGTTGCCCACCGGCCGCACGCTGCTGACTATCAAGACCGACTGCGACCTCACGGGTTGGGTTGATGGCTTGCCTGCTATGGATTCGATAGCTGCGGGCGCAAAGGATACGGGCGCTCTGCGTGCTTTTTATGAGAAATACGGCTTCAAGGGGCTGGCCAAGTCCGTAGGTGGCGCTGAAGCTTCGTCTGCCGCTCCTGCGCCCTCTGCGCGCACCTCGGAGCCGGGCTTGTTTGACGAGCCTGCCGTTGAAGCGGCTACGCCTGCATCGCGCGTGAGTACGGTGGAATACGAAACCATCTTTTCACTGGCGGCTTTGGATGCCCTCATCGCGCGCATTCACGCGGCCCCGTTGACGGCCTTGGATACCGAGACCACCTCGCTGGATGAAATGCGCGCCGAGATCGTGGGCATCAGCTTCAGCACCGAGCCGGGCAAAGGCGCTTACATCCCGGTGGCGCACCGCTACCCCGGAGCGCCTGAGCAGTTGGACCGTGATGCGGTGCTTGCCAAGCTCAAGCCCTGGCTGGAGAACCCGCAAGCCTTGAAGCTGGGCCAGCACATCAAATACGACCGCCATGTGTTTGCCAACCATGGCATTGAAGTGCAGGGCTATGCGCATGACACCATGTTGCAGAGCTATGTGCTCGAAGCCGACAAGCCGCACGGGCTTGCGAGCCTGGCCGAGCGCCACCTGGGGCGCAGCGGCATCAGCTTTGAAGACCTGTGCGGAAAAGGCGTGAACCAGATCAGTTTTGACCAGGTGGACATTGACAAGGCGGCCGAATACGCCTGTGAAGACTCCGACCAGACGCTGGATGTGCACCTGGCCCTCTGGCCACAGATCGAGGCTAACGACAAGCTGAAGTTCATTTACGAGCTGGAGATCGCCAGCAGCGAAGCGTTGTACCGCATTGAGCGCAATGGCGTGCTGATCGACGCGCCCACGCTGGCAGCTCAAAGCCACGAACTGGGCCAGCGCATCCTGCAACTGGAAACCGAGGCCTACGAGATTGCCGGCCAACCCTTCAACCTGAGCAGCCCCAAGCAGCTGGGTGAAATCTTCTTTGACAAGTTGGGCATGCCGGTAGTGAAGAAAACCGCCACCGGTGCGCGCAGTACCGATGAAGAAGTGCTGGAGAAACTGGCAGAAGACTATCCGCTACCCGCCAAACTGCTGGAGCACCGCAGCCTGGCCAAGCTCAAAGGCACCTACACGGACAAGCTGGCGCAGCTGGCCTTGCCACGCACCGGCCGTGTGCACACGCACTACGCGCAAGCCGTGGCGGTGACCGGGCGCTTGAGCAGCAACGACCCCAACCTGCAAAACATTCCGATCCGCACCGCGGAGGGGCGCCGAGTGCGCGAAGCCTTTGTGGCACCCGCAGGGAGCGTGATTGCCAGTGCCGATTACAGCCAGATCGAGCTGCGCATCATGGCGCACATCAGCGGTGATGAGGCACTTTTGGGCGCCTTTCATCAGGGGCTGGATGTGCACCGCGCTACGGCGGCCGAGGTGTTCGGCGTGCCGGTGGACCAGGTGAGCAGCGAGCAGCGCCGGTACGCCAAGGTCATCAACTTCGGGTTGATCTACGGCATGAGCGCCTTCGGGCTGGCGCGCAACTTGGGCATCGACAACACGGCGGCCAAAAACTACATCCAGCGCTACTTTGAGCGTTACCCCGGCGTGAAAACCTACATGGAGTCCACTCGCGAGCTGGCCAAGCGCCAAGGCTATGTGGAAACGGTGTTCGGCCGCCGGCTGCAGCTTGCCGGCATCAAAAACGCCAAGGGCGCGCAGCTGGCGGGGCTGGAGCGTGCGGCTATCAACGCACCGATGCAGGGCACCGCGGCAGATTTGATCAAGTTGAGCATGGTCAAAGTACAGCAGGTGCTGGATGCGCACAATAAGTCCACCAAGATGATCATGCAGGTGCATGATGAATTGGTATTCGAGGTGCCCGAAGCAGAGGTGGAATGGGTCCGCACTGAAATCCCCGCGCTGATGGCCGGGGTGGCTGCACTCAAAGTGCCTTTGTTGGCGGAAGTAGGGGTTGGCCCCAATTGGGACAAGGCACATTAG